The following proteins are encoded in a genomic region of Debaryomyces hansenii CBS767 chromosome G complete sequence:
- a CDS encoding DEHA2G10274p (highly similar to uniprot|P34760 Saccharomyces cerevisiae YML028W TSA1 Thioredoxin-peroxidase (TPx)): MVAQVQKPAPSFKKTAVVDGVFEDVSLEQYKGKWVLLAFFPLAFTFVCPTEIIAYSEAVKKFAEKDTEVLFASTDSEYSLLAWTNVARKDGGLGPINLPLIADTNHSLAKDYGVLLEDDGVALRGIFLIDPKGVLRQITVNDLPVGRSVEESLRLVEAFQFTEKYGEVCPANWQPGSETIKPEVSSSKEYFGKVNK, translated from the coding sequence ATGGTCGCACAAGTACAAAAACCAGCTCCATCATTCAAGAAAACTGCTGTTGTTGACGGTGTTTTCGAAGATGTTTCTTTGGAACAATACAAGGGTAAGTGGGTTCTTTTAGCCTTCTTCCCATTGGCTTTCACATTTGTCTGTCCTACTGAAATCATTGCTTACTCTGAAGCTGTCAAGAAGTTTGCTGAAAAGGATACCGAAGTTTTGTTCGCCTCCACCGACTCCGAATACTCTTTATTGGCCTGGACCAATGTCGCCAGAAAGGATGGTGGTTTAGGACCAATTAACCTTCCATTGATTGCTGACACCAACCACTCTTTAGCCAAGGACTACGGTGTTTTATTGGAAGATGATGGTGTTGCATTGAGAGgtattttcttgattgaTCCAAAGGGTGTCTTGAGACAAATCACCGTCAACGACTTACCAGTTGGTAGATCGGTTGAAGAATCCTTAAGATTGGTTGAAGCCTTCCAATTCACCGAAAAGTACGGTGAAGTTTGCCCAGCTAACTGGCAACCAGGTTCCGAAACCATCAAGCCAGAAGTTTCCTCTTCCAAGGAATACTTCGGTAAGGTCAACAAATAG
- a CDS encoding DEHA2G10296p (similar to uniprot|P49775 Saccharomyces cerevisiae YDR305C HNT2 Dinucleoside triphosphate hydrolase), with protein MSDVYFYKYLVNHQVFFRSKYTYALVNIKPLVPGHVLVVPLRTSILRFADLSVEESQDYMSTLQLIHKFIIHLYNADSLNIAIQDGPESGQSIPHLHTHLIPRYKTDGFGDGIYEKLDRLDLNNTLIDFFERQQSYQKTGGFQPVPDEGRSPRSDEVLSNEAIWLKDELEKYMNQ; from the coding sequence ATGTCTGATGTTTATTTCTATAAGTATCTAGTCAATCACCAAGTATTCTTCAGGTCTAAGTATACTTATGCTTTGGTCAACATTAAGCCGTTGGTACCGGGACATGTACTTGTTGTACCATTAAGAACGAGCATTTTGAGGTTTGCAGATTTGTCGGTCGAAGAATCCCAGGATTACATGCTGACATTGCAGCTTATCCacaaatttataatacATTTATACAATGCCGACTCGTTGAATATAGCTATTCAAGACGGGCCCGAATCTGGACAATCCATACCTCATCTACACACTCACCTAATTCCTCGCTACAAGACCGATGGGTTTGGAGACGgaatatatgaaaaattagataGGTTGGATCTAAATAATACCTTAATTGACTTTTTTGAAAGACAGCAATCGTACCAGAAAACTGGTGGATTTCAGCCTGTCCCAGATGAAGGTAGGCTGCCCCGGTCAGATGAAGTATTATCCAACGAAGCAATTTGGCTTAAAGACGAACTCGAAAAGTATATGAATCAATGA
- a CDS encoding DEHA2G10230p (some similarities with CA5266|IPF1787.3f Candida albicans IPF1787.3f 3-prime end), with amino-acid sequence MDPMDCFVIPSSINRCSFNRQISIEPTIFAFDDLSPTEGIRTHDDFLFDSYNGMDDLASPLTSSESSVQCTKDIFGLVGDEYSFDMIDTIDTYSEFNGASIVDELGLINDISDGTIHHEKTEAAWNVVIRFRGMKHKYQQIILEGETVVDIKRKRGTGDKGGSHGRSSKGLKKIKNKSKYTKQSERFSSDIDRSIEEFSSTRSNLELDTRIHSEPNFFGLLPLHTMKCDPKYRMVGAKPQATPEDYVNKMNKISKIDNDKYFSRINIHELSHILELDHYNISLTREIELKVLKVFQLYCKFELGHKTWIRDTNKPQRKDLIAKLRNYISTWYPELSKFKLEVIIRRGSYSIMQRRLRRERRKRCSVASKSPSIT; translated from the coding sequence ATGGACCCTATGGACTGTTTTGTAATTCCTAGCAGCATTAACCGGTGCAGTTTCAACCGacaaatatcaatagaGCCTACTATATTTGcatttgatgatttaagTCCCACGGAGGGGATTAGGACCCATGACGACTTTTTATTTGACAGCTACAACGGCATGGACGATTTGGCGTCGCCGCTTACATCGAGCGAGTCGAGTGTTCAATGCACGAAGGACATATTTGGGTTGGTTGGAGACGAATATTCGTTTGACATGATTGACACGATAGATACATATTCAGAGTTCAATGGAGCGTCAATAGTTGACGAATTGGGCTTGATAAACGATATTTCAGACGGAACAATTCATCACGAAAAAACAGAGGCGGCATGGAACGTTGTAATAAGATTTAGAGGCATGAAACACAAATACCAGCAAATAATTCTCGAAGGAGAGACCGTAGTGGACATAAAACGCAAAAGAGGAACGGGCGACAAGGGAGGTTCGCATGGGAGATCATCCAAGGGTCTCAAGAAGATCAAAAACAAGTCGAAATACACCAAACAGAGCGAAAGGTTCAGCAGCGATATAGACAGATCGATAGAAGAGTTCAGTTCCACCAGGTCAAATTTGGAACTAGACACCAGGATCCATCTGGAACCCAATTTTTTCGGCCTTTTACCTCTTCACACAATGAAATGCGACCCCAAATATCGTATGGTGGGTGCAAAACCCCAGGCCACTCCCGAAGACTACGTCAACAAGATGAACAAGATTTCCAAGATCGACAATGATAAGTACTTTTCCCGCATAAATATCCACGAATTATCACATATCCTCGAACTCGACCACTACAACATCTCGCTAACCCGCGAAATCGAGCTCAAGGTGTTGAAAGTTTTCCAGCTCTACTGCAAGTTCGAGCTCGGTCACAAAACGTGGATTCGCGACACCAACAAGCCCCAGCGCAAGGACCTCATTGCAAAACTTCGCAACTACATTTCCACCTGGTATCCTGAGTTGAGTAAGTTCAAGCTCGAGGTCATCATCAGACGGGGCAGCTACAGCATAATGCAGCGCAGATTAAGACGAGAACGCCGGAAACGATGCTCTGTTGCATCCAAAAGCCCTTCAATCACATAA
- a CDS encoding DEHA2G10208p (similar to CA5265|IPF1792 Candida albicans IPF1792), with translation MSRCRECCSPLSTVLGTTIQDTSISDFLTCTSPFGHLIGKICQGTRKSTANNRYNSGNIRKSSTSTNNYHNLDEEFSDLILHQVKRKQDAKHRQQNEQQVEHREIYTQNSSGTDGSNKSMQQQYHQFSNELIEDEFNELNAGLLDAEGTEVTRNILPNNNYNSDAMDTSEDHSLSSGSSLPQRGETPTPNLSKVDFTKLAAGASNAGDANMNSDVASPISKSNISNKSKNGRRIPVEIKWVNTNKENISKISIIGSFSSWRNIIHLSQSSQHENEFVTTIKLPLGVHKLLYIINNEYRVSDQLPTATDHEGIFFNWFEVLDEVHLFNHSQNQPNHIGASSDYDANIIPSLLTGETQTAGRYEVDKIRKKSNSFLAKVSKSEGFPDVEHVEYMNEDSPAPEVIPHVADDLETQRPQAERMQSDCSTNTNESNKYVPYHEQLSTSFLTEYQKAALSYSSDIPEMFVNYDYFKNKGPDYELPEPPQLPAHLNNVLLNKMSSNHQQNHAQNIPVVPPTITDHQHYQQVQQIQSNQYPYEYQTPSVAPNNSFKRPPLRRADSSYYASNQEAYHLSIPNHVILNHLMTTSIRNDVLIVACITRYSGKFVTQIMHSPADT, from the exons ATGTCGCGATGTCGTGAGTGTTGCTCTCCGCTATCAACTGTCTTGGGTACCACAATACAAGATACGTCAATTTCAGACTTTTTGACTTGCACTTCACCATTTGGACATCTTATTGGTAAAATATGTCAGGG TACTAGAAAATCAACGGCCAACAACCGGTATAATCTGGGCAATATTCGAAAATCGTCGACTTCGACCAACAACTACCACAATTTAGACGAGGAGTTCAGTGACTTGATATTGCACCAGGTAAAGCGTAAGCAGGATGCGAAACACAGGCAACAGAATGAGCAGCAGGTCGAACACAGAGAGATCTACACCCAGAATAGTTCGGGCACAGATGGGTCCAACAAGAGCATGCAGCAGCAATACCATCAATTTTCGAATGAGTTGATTGAAGATGAGTTCAACGAATTAAATGCCGGATTGCTAGATGCAGAAGGTACCGAGGTGACACGGAACATCTTACCCAACAACAATTACAACAGCGACGCAATGGATACGTCCGAAGATCACTCATTATCGAGTGGACTGTCATTACCCCAGAGAGGCGAAACACCGACGCCTAATTTGAGCAAAGTGGATTTCACTAAGCTTGCGGCGGGGGCGTCAAACGCAGGGGATGCAAACATGAACTCGGATGTTGCATCACCGATAAGCAAAAGCAACATTTCGAACAAGTCCAAGAACGGTAGACGTATCCCGGTCGAAATCAAATGGGTGAATACGAATAAGGAGAATATTCTGAAGATATCGATAATCGGATCGTTTTCGAGTTGGAGGAACATCATTCATTTATCGCAGTCATCCCAACACGAGAACGAATTTGTAACCACGATCAAGTTACCGTTGGGGGTCCACAAATTGCTctatataataaacaaCGAATATAGAGTCAGTGACCAATTACCCACTGCCACTGACCACGAGGggatatttttcaactgGTTCGAAGTGTTGGACGAAGTTCACCTTTTCAACCATTCTCAGAATCAACCAAACCATATTGGTGCGTCTTCAGATTATGATGCAAATATTATTCCTTCACTTTTAACGGGTGAAACTCAAACTGCTGGTAGGTATGAAGTTGACAAAATCAGAAAGAAGCTGAACAGCTTCTTAGCCAAGGTGAGTAAAAGTGAAGGGTTTCCGGATGTTGAACATGTGGAATATATGAATGAAGATTCACCTGCTCCTGAGGTAATACCGCATGTCGCCGACGATTTGGAAACACAGAGGCCCCAAGCTGAACGCATGCAATCAGATTGCTCCACCAATACTAATGAATCGAATAAATACGTGCCTTACCACGAACAACTATCGACATCATTCTTGACGGAATATCAAAAGGCAGCCTTGAGTTACTCAAGCGATATTCCAGAGATGTTTGTGAACTACGATTACTTCAAAAATAAGGGCCCAGACTACGAGTTGCCGGAACCACCTCAATTACCAGCACATTTAAACAACGTGTTGCTAAACAAGATGTCATCCAACCACCAACAGAACCACGCTCAAAACATTCCCGTGGTTCCACCTACAATCACCGACCATCAACATTACCAACAAGTGCAACAGATACAATCCAACCAATACCCATATGAGTACCAAACTCCATCTGTAGCACCcaacaattctttcaaGAGACCTCCGTTGAGAAGAGCAGATAGCTCATACTATGCTTCGAATCAAGAGGCATATCACTTGTCCATCCCTAACCATGTAATATTAAACCATCTTATGACCACATCCATAAGAAATGACGTTTTAATAGTGGCATGTATTACAAGATATTCAGGTAAATTCGTTACTCAAATAATGCATTCACCTGCGGATACTTGA
- a CDS encoding DEHA2G10252p (similar to uniprot|P18759 Saccharomyces cerevisiae YBR080C SEC18 ATPase required for the release of Sec17p during the 'priming' step in homotypic vacuole fusion and for ER to Golgi transport), giving the protein MEKLGFHKVSNHPGPGNPLITHNQPIVPERKAPVRHFQKQFKVDNCPSNAVALSNCIGVNPRDFQEMGNREPVILDGNFVYSIYKDESVAPGVVGLAGNMRSWGKWSLHQPVVVEPFNIFDGNKQSYLGSVDLVVDFRSRSKAHSAPINHDELVQHFLKMYENQILQPTQSIVMDFKANIFLVTVTGIQVLDINNLGDVPNLQTLSDLNAKGILIKQTQLNMYPQEGSSINIAAASGSRQLRKPQGKPIINPDFKLEQMGIGGLDEEFSQIFRRAFASRIISPDLVEKLALRHVKGLLLFGPPGTGKTLIARQIGKMLNVKEPKVVNGPEMLSKYVGASEENIRKLFSDAETEYKQKGENSQLHIIIFDELDSVFKQRGSAKSDGTGVGDNVVNQLLAKMDGVDQLNNILIIGMTNRLDLIDNALLRPGRFEIQIEISLPDEKGRKDILLIHTKNMKQNDLLEKDVDFDELAALTKNFTGAELEGLCNSATSFAINKYTKSDSMAQVDANIAKMRLTRNDFLLALNEVKPAFGVNEEDLTKNAPHGIIQYSPKVKTIFDKGQSFIDEVKSSETERLISILLHGPPGSGKTAIASTLALNSDFPFIKMLSAESLVGMSEGMKITTIDNIFRDIYKSPLNILVIDKIENLINYVPIGPRFSNDILQMLMVNLNKQPPNGRRLLIIGTTSQYSVLKHMNLVDCFTKTIGVGQVTSTDELMIIMTKIGFMNEHDRHSIVDQLNNMENPMGIGIKKLLQVLMNSKYLKADVNGVVENIIEAHLS; this is encoded by the coding sequence ATGGAAAAGTTAGGATTTCATAAGGTATCAAATCATCCGGGCCCTGGAAACCCGTTGATCACCCACAATCAACCAATTGTGCCTGAAAGAAAGGCGCCAGTGAGACATTTCCAGAAGCAGTTCAAGGTGGATAACTGCCCTTCGAATGCGGTAGCGTTGTCGAATTGTATCGGGGTTAATCCAAGGGACTTTCAAGAGATGGGAAACAGAGAACCGGTTATATTGGATGGGAATTTCGTGTATTCGATTTACAAGGATGAGTCGGTGGCACCGGGAGTAGTTGGACTTGCAGGTAACATGAGACTGTGGGGGAAGTGGTCTTTACATCAACCGGTGGTGGTCGAGCCATTCAACATTTTCGATGGGAACAAACAGAGCTATTTAGGGAGTGTAGATTTGGTGGTTGATTTCAGATCAAGGTCGAAGGCGCACTCGGCCCCTATCAACCACGATGAGTTGGTGCAACACTTTTTGAAGATGTACGAGAACCAGATCTTGCAACCAACGCAATCGATTGTCATGGACTTCAAGGCGAATATTTTCCTCGTCACGGTGACAGGTATCCAGGTTCTTGATATCAACAACTTGGGCGATGTGCCAAACTTGCAGACATTGAGCGACTTGAATGCCAAAGGGATTTTGATCAAACAGACGCAGCTCAACATGTACCCACAAGAGGGCTCATCGATCAATATTGCGGCCGCTAGTGGCTCGAGGCAGCTTAGAAAGCCTCAGGGTAAACCTATCATCAACCCTGACTTTAAGTTGGAACAAATGGGTATTGGTGGGTTAGACGAGGAGTTCTCGCAGATTTTCAGAAGAGCTTTTGCCAGTAGAATTATTTCGCCTGATTTGGTAGAAAAGTTAGCGTTGAGACATGTTAAGGGGTTGTTGTTGTTCGGTCCTCCCGGTACAGGTAAGACATTAATTGCTAGACAGATTGGTAAAATGTTGAATGTCAAGGAACCAAAGGTTGTGAATGGGCCAGAAATGTTGTCCAAGTATGTTGGTGCATCCGAAGAAAACATCAGAAAGTTGTTTCTGGACGCTGAAACCGAATACAAACAGAAGGGAGAAAACTCGCAATTacatatcatcatctttgATGAATTGGACTCTGTTTTTAAGCAAAGAGGATCTGCAAAGTCCGACGGTACTGGGGTTGGTGACAATGTGGTTAATCAGTTGTTAGCCAAGATGGATGGTGTTGACCAATTGAACAACATTTTGATTATCGGTATGACCAACAGATTGgatttgattgataatGCGTTATTAAGACCTGGTAGATTTGAGATCCAGATCGAAATCTCGTTACCGGATGAGAAGGGCCGTAAGGACATTCTTTTGATTCACACCAAGAACATGAAGCAAAACGACTTGTTAGAAAAAGACGTGGATTTCGACGAGTTGGCTGCGTTAACCAAAAATTTCACAGGTGCCGAATTAGAAGGGTTGTGTAATTCGGCAACGTCGTTCGCGATCAATAAATACACCAAGAGTGACTCGATGGCACAGGTAGATGCCAATATTGCCAAGATGAGATTAACCAGAAACGATTTCTTGTTGGCATTGAATGAAGTTAAACCGGCGTTTGGGgttaatgaagaagacttGACCAAAAATGCTCCACACGGAATTATCCAATACTCTCCTAAGGTTAAGACTATCTTTGACAAGGGCCAATCgtttattgatgaagttaaGTCTTCAGAAACCGAGAGATTGATCAGTATTTTGTTACATGGACCTCCAGGGAGCGGTAAAACTGCAATCGCTTCTACTTTAGCGCTAAACTCGGATTTCCCATTTATTAAAATGCTTTCAGCCGAAAGCTTGGTAGGAATGTCCGAAGGTATGAAGATAACCACTATCGACAATATTTTTAGAGATATCTACAAGTCTCCATTGAACATCTTGGTGATTGACAAGATCGAGAATTTGATCAACTATGTCCCTATTGGTCCTAGGTTCTCCAACGACATCTTGCAGATGTTGATGGTGAACTTGAACAAGCAGCCACCCAACGGAAGAAGACTTTTGATCATTGGAACAACATCGCAATACTCGGTTTTGAAACACATGAACTTGGTGGACTGTTTCACCAAAACCATTGGTGTGGGTCAAGTCACCAGCACTGACgaattaatgataattatgACCAAAATCGGTTTTATGAATGAACACGATAGACATTCCATTGTAGACCAATTAAACAACATGGAGAATCCCATGGGCATTGGTATTAAGAAGCTTTTGCAAGTATTGATGAACTCGAAATACTTGAAGGCTGATGTCAATGGTGTCGTGGAAAACATCATAGAAGCACATTTATCCTAG